Proteins from a genomic interval of Methanoplanus endosymbiosus:
- a CDS encoding class I adenylate-forming enzyme family protein, giving the protein MNIYAEDKPEFTGGLQLPNCTTFIDNNARLTEKQALYFPAKDYGYTYRELFDKVNTWSGILTELGVSKGDRVGIYLPSNPEYVILYFAVWRIGAVAVPMNIVLKPAEIRYLLEDSGAKLLVTNSSGEQNAKKGAMSCPDILPVSYISIDSEEWKISEEKSGKFFRPADCRMDDLCQLQYTSGTTGRQKGAMLTHGNWIAALDTEREVLGLTGDDVFLGIYPMAHVGVSWGISALKAGATWIIIERFDPDEYIGLAERFSATVIAGMPPVIHSLLKMPDGTEKKLSSAKEMISGGGPLHPGVWKEFHSRFGIPIVNAYGLSETIVVGTGTAIIPGDYESADRYRSVGRPVGYSEVKIVSPKDPTAELPADEIGEIALRGPGVAKGYWNMEEETKAVFISDGWFLTGDMGFIDPDGRVSITDRKKDMIVMSGWKIYPTEIEKAMIEHPDIDDIALFGCPDVHRGEIPVAAIVPAKGIVPDVKALEDFAKSRLAGYKVPRRYIIMKELPRVNGWKLLRKELRVQYCNDCDKKERNE; this is encoded by the coding sequence ATGAATATATATGCAGAAGATAAACCGGAATTTACCGGAGGACTACAATTGCCAAACTGCACAACTTTTATTGACAATAATGCCAGGCTTACTGAAAAACAGGCGTTATATTTCCCTGCAAAGGATTACGGTTATACATACAGGGAACTTTTTGATAAGGTAAATACCTGGTCTGGTATTTTAACAGAACTGGGTGTCTCAAAAGGGGACAGAGTAGGTATATATCTCCCTTCAAATCCTGAATATGTAATATTATATTTTGCAGTATGGCGGATCGGTGCGGTTGCAGTGCCGATGAATATTGTCTTAAAGCCTGCTGAAATCAGATATCTTCTGGAAGATTCCGGTGCAAAACTCCTTGTAACCAATTCTTCAGGCGAGCAGAATGCAAAAAAAGGGGCAATGTCCTGCCCTGATATATTGCCTGTCAGTTACATCTCCATAGACAGTGAAGAATGGAAAATTTCTGAAGAAAAATCGGGGAAATTTTTCAGACCGGCTGACTGCCGCATGGATGATCTCTGCCAGCTCCAGTACACTTCCGGAACAACAGGGAGGCAGAAGGGTGCAATGCTCACACATGGCAACTGGATTGCTGCACTGGATACTGAAAGGGAGGTTTTGGGTCTTACAGGTGATGATGTATTTCTCGGCATATACCCTATGGCTCACGTAGGGGTTTCATGGGGTATATCGGCACTGAAGGCCGGCGCTACCTGGATAATAATTGAAAGGTTTGATCCTGATGAATACATTGGCCTTGCAGAGAGGTTCAGTGCAACTGTCATCGCCGGAATGCCACCCGTGATTCATTCACTTCTTAAGATGCCGGATGGTACTGAAAAGAAGTTATCATCTGCAAAGGAGATGATAAGCGGCGGAGGGCCGCTTCATCCGGGTGTGTGGAAAGAGTTTCATTCAAGATTTGGCATACCAATAGTCAATGCCTATGGCCTCTCAGAGACCATTGTGGTCGGTACAGGCACGGCAATAATTCCCGGAGACTATGAATCAGCAGACCGTTACAGAAGCGTTGGAAGACCTGTCGGATATTCGGAGGTAAAGATAGTATCTCCCAAAGATCCAACAGCTGAACTTCCGGCAGACGAGATCGGTGAAATTGCCCTCAGAGGCCCTGGTGTTGCAAAAGGCTACTGGAATATGGAAGAGGAGACAAAGGCTGTTTTTATCAGTGACGGGTGGTTTTTAACCGGAGATATGGGCTTTATTGATCCCGACGGCAGGGTTTCGATAACTGACAGGAAGAAGGATATGATTGTAATGTCAGGCTGGAAGATATATCCGACTGAGATCGAAAAAGCTATGATTGAACACCCCGATATTGATGATATCGCATTATTTGGCTGTCCTGATGTTCATCGAGGTGAAATTCCTGTTGCTGCAATTGTTCCGGCAAAGGGCATAGTTCCGGATGTAAAAGCACTTGAGGATTTTGCAAAGTCAAGGCTTGCGGGCTACAAAGTGCCGAGGCGCTATATAATTATGAAAGAACTTCCAAGAGTGAATGGGTGGAAACTCTTAAGAAAAGAACTTAGGGTGCAGTACTGCAATGACTGTGACAAAAAAGAGAGGAATGAATAA
- the radB gene encoding DNA repair and recombination protein RadB, producing MNISKIHTGADELDELIGGGLENRVITQYYGEPAGGKSTFCLMSAVSVLRSGKSVIYIDSEGFSAERFKQIAGDNAKELASNLILFEPCDFREQSIMIDQCREILERKNTGLIVLDSITALYRVNAASSGDVQRQLSQQLIKLLAYSRKYDIPVIVTNQVYTDIDTDRLSGLGGTSLRHISKVIIRIERDKNFRRAVLEKHRSKPEGEYFRFEITEKGIKRISNP from the coding sequence ATGAACATTTCAAAGATACATACGGGCGCAGATGAACTTGACGAACTGATAGGCGGAGGGTTGGAGAACAGAGTAATTACACAGTATTATGGCGAACCTGCGGGAGGGAAGAGCACCTTCTGCCTGATGAGTGCTGTAAGTGTCCTGAGGTCAGGAAAGTCAGTCATATACATTGACTCTGAGGGTTTTTCTGCTGAGAGGTTCAAGCAGATTGCCGGTGATAATGCCAAAGAACTTGCCTCAAATCTCATTTTGTTTGAACCCTGCGACTTCAGGGAGCAGAGCATAATGATCGACCAGTGCAGAGAAATTCTGGAGAGAAAAAATACAGGTCTTATTGTTCTTGATTCTATTACAGCACTGTACAGGGTGAATGCCGCGTCATCCGGAGATGTACAGAGGCAGCTTTCACAGCAGCTGATCAAACTTCTCGCATATTCCAGAAAGTATGACATTCCGGTAATTGTCACAAATCAGGTATATACCGATATTGACACAGACAGGCTGTCAGGTCTTGGAGGGACATCACTCAGGCATATCTCAAAGGTAATCATCAGAATAGAGAGAGATAAAAATTTCAGAAGGGCAGTTTTAGAGAAGCACCGGTCAAAACCGGAGGGGGAATATTTCCGGTTTGAGATCACAGAAAAAGGGATTAAAAGGATATCGAACCCTTAA
- the dapF gene encoding diaminopimelate epimerase yields the protein MEIFFTKLQGNGNDFILIDEMEENIIPDSMKGQFSGLYCDRRYGIGADGILFISASEDADVRMRLFQPDGSEAEMCGNGIRCLAKYALDMKYVKENCTIETESGVLSVDMEYDAEGEFSATIDMGKIIFEREEIPAAGKGKYCEEIDGMAVYAVNTGVPHAVVFTEDLESLPLCERAPQIRHHDSFPKGVNVNFVEITGDDEIVIRTFERGVEDETFSCGTGSTASAAVANYLGKTGDIVNVTTKGGPLTIYITEGRATMKGPAVTVFKGSISF from the coding sequence ATGGAGATATTCTTTACAAAACTACAGGGAAATGGCAATGACTTCATTTTAATTGATGAGATGGAAGAGAATATAATCCCGGATTCAATGAAAGGGCAGTTCTCCGGATTATACTGTGACAGAAGATATGGTATAGGTGCAGACGGAATTCTGTTCATATCTGCATCTGAAGATGCAGATGTCAGAATGAGACTCTTTCAGCCTGACGGGAGTGAAGCAGAGATGTGCGGCAACGGCATACGCTGCCTTGCAAAGTATGCTCTGGATATGAAATATGTCAAAGAAAACTGCACAATAGAGACAGAATCAGGAGTTCTCTCTGTTGATATGGAGTATGACGCTGAAGGGGAATTTTCTGCAACAATAGATATGGGCAAAATTATCTTTGAGAGGGAGGAGATTCCGGCAGCAGGAAAAGGAAAATACTGTGAGGAGATTGACGGCATGGCCGTATATGCAGTAAACACCGGAGTGCCCCACGCTGTGGTCTTTACTGAAGATCTTGAGAGCCTGCCTTTATGTGAGAGAGCACCACAGATCAGGCATCATGATTCATTTCCAAAAGGAGTAAATGTAAATTTTGTTGAGATTACAGGGGATGATGAGATTGTCATCCGGACATTTGAGAGAGGTGTTGAGGATGAGACATTCAGCTGCGGAACAGGATCAACTGCCTCTGCCGCAGTTGCAAATTATCTTGGAAAGACAGGCGATATTGTGAATGTCACAACAAAAGGCGGCCCGCTGACGATATATATAACAGAGGGCAGAGCAACGATGAAAGGCCCGGCCGTAACGGTTTTTAAGGGTTCGATATCCTTTTAA
- a CDS encoding acyltransferase family protein has translation MNEKFSNNFDLLRFLAAGSIIFSHCFALSLGYANVHLFDWHLLVGQFGLATLLVISGYLITKSWEKKPEPRTYFKKRALRLFPGMLTSILFIMFVIGPVNTSYTLREYFLRLADPQTWMAMPFYINGWAIGIFTENPVTYVNAPLWTIPFEFMLYVFVAAFGIMGILWRKRTLLPIIFSTVLLWAVWYDNPALNKIRFAAYFLIGSYLYVNREKIEYKLWLSALLFIPVIVFFKTPFMFVFALIAIPYFVLCIAYLPIGILHKFGVKGDPSYGMYIYSYPIQQTILHFIPAIAVGQLIGLTFAAVIPMAYASWHLIEKKALSMK, from the coding sequence ATGAATGAAAAATTCAGCAATAATTTTGACCTGCTGAGGTTTTTAGCCGCGGGTTCAATTATTTTTTCACACTGCTTTGCCCTCTCGCTTGGCTATGCCAATGTTCATCTCTTTGACTGGCATCTTCTTGTCGGGCAGTTCGGACTTGCGACACTCCTTGTAATAAGTGGTTATCTCATCACAAAAAGCTGGGAGAAGAAGCCTGAACCACGGACTTACTTTAAAAAAAGGGCACTCAGACTCTTCCCCGGAATGTTAACATCCATCCTTTTCATAATGTTTGTCATCGGTCCGGTTAACACATCATATACATTAAGGGAATATTTTCTCAGACTTGCAGACCCGCAGACATGGATGGCTATGCCGTTTTATATCAATGGGTGGGCAATCGGAATATTCACTGAGAATCCTGTGACATATGTGAATGCTCCATTATGGACAATACCATTTGAATTTATGCTATATGTTTTTGTGGCAGCTTTTGGGATTATGGGCATATTATGGCGGAAAAGAACACTTCTTCCGATAATATTCTCAACTGTTCTTCTCTGGGCTGTATGGTATGACAATCCCGCACTCAATAAGATCAGATTTGCAGCTTATTTCCTGATTGGTTCGTATCTGTATGTCAACCGGGAGAAGATAGAGTATAAACTGTGGCTTTCAGCACTTCTCTTTATTCCAGTGATTGTTTTTTTCAAAACGCCGTTTATGTTTGTATTTGCACTTATTGCAATACCATATTTTGTTCTCTGTATTGCATACCTTCCGATAGGAATTCTGCATAAATTCGGGGTAAAAGGCGACCCGTCATATGGAATGTACATCTACTCTTATCCAATTCAGCAGACAATACTGCACTTTATTCCGGCGATAGCAGTCGGCCAGCTGATAGGTCTTACATTTGCAGCTGTAATCCCGATGGCATACGCTTCATGGCATTTAATTGAGAAAAAAGCGCTTTCAATGAAATAG
- a CDS encoding RuBisCO large subunit C-terminal-like domain-containing protein: protein MSDVFSYYYFRPRSDTKPEDAAVAIAEEETTGTWTDLKTRKDYVGVLDGSVEELRKEGDGYVTKIRYPVEIFEPGNIPQYLSVVAGNLFGLGRLDSVRLLDIDIPDKLACFDGPLFGMKGVRRLIGTDKSGRPHVGTIIKPKVGLTPEDTAEVAYNAAVGGVDFIKDDETLTDQAFCPMDERIEAVMAKIDQAQSETGRKILYAVNISDRADKIVERAERALEHGANTLMVDVITCGYSALQALSEELKINVPLHVHRTMHGAMTRMPEHGIAMRPLARLVRLSGGDQLHTGTISGKMGHSPIELKRDNEILKEDYFGLKPVFPVASGGLHPGKVHAEISGLGRDIVLQAGGGIHGHPDGTESGARAMRQAVDAFMEGLTAQEYAKDHIELRKALEKWGDS, encoded by the coding sequence ATGTCTGATGTATTTTCATACTATTATTTCAGGCCACGCAGTGATACAAAACCTGAGGATGCGGCAGTAGCAATTGCTGAGGAAGAGACAACAGGTACGTGGACTGATCTTAAAACAAGGAAGGATTATGTAGGGGTTCTTGACGGAAGCGTTGAGGAACTCCGTAAAGAGGGAGACGGATATGTCACAAAAATCCGCTATCCTGTTGAAATTTTTGAACCGGGAAATATACCTCAGTATCTGAGCGTTGTTGCCGGAAATCTCTTTGGTCTTGGAAGACTTGATTCTGTGCGCCTCCTGGATATTGATATTCCCGATAAGCTTGCCTGTTTTGACGGCCCTCTGTTCGGCATGAAGGGAGTCAGAAGGCTTATTGGTACAGATAAGTCAGGAAGGCCGCATGTCGGTACAATTATCAAGCCAAAGGTCGGCCTTACTCCGGAGGACACAGCAGAAGTTGCATATAATGCGGCAGTCGGCGGTGTTGATTTCATCAAGGATGATGAGACACTGACAGATCAGGCGTTCTGCCCTATGGATGAGAGGATTGAAGCTGTAATGGCAAAGATTGACCAGGCACAGAGTGAGACAGGCAGGAAGATTCTTTATGCCGTCAATATCTCTGACCGTGCTGACAAAATTGTGGAGCGTGCTGAAAGGGCACTTGAACATGGTGCAAATACACTTATGGTTGATGTTATCACCTGCGGGTATTCGGCACTTCAGGCTCTTTCAGAAGAGCTTAAGATCAATGTGCCGCTTCATGTTCACCGGACAATGCATGGGGCAATGACAAGAATGCCTGAACATGGCATTGCAATGAGACCCCTTGCAAGGCTTGTCCGGCTTTCAGGCGGGGATCAGCTGCACACCGGAACTATCAGCGGAAAGATGGGCCATTCTCCCATAGAGCTTAAACGTGACAATGAAATTTTAAAAGAAGATTATTTCGGGTTAAAACCTGTCTTTCCGGTTGCAAGCGGAGGGCTGCATCCCGGAAAGGTTCATGCTGAGATTTCAGGACTTGGCCGGGACATTGTTCTGCAGGCAGGCGGGGGTATTCACGGCCACCCGGACGGGACTGAATCCGGTGCGCGTGCTATGAGGCAGGCGGTTGATGCATTCATGGAGGGCTTAACGGCTCAGGAATATGCGAAAGATCACATTGAACTCAGAAAAGCTCTGGAAAAATGGGGCGATAGTTAA
- a CDS encoding HAD-IC family P-type ATPase, translating to MKVAIVFDSAGTLLYTYRVAVDVRSKKMKKGVESTMLTCSEKGRSLILLYAHSLNIFETPSDTLLSDYMKKEGIKFGIACSNGIVSHEEVSEYLLNDRYARISDLQICIKTVWNCCKKLPIVAMNSGVIVNRDLKGIEFTITSGGRPFSNAKETISSLHKMGVATYVASGDSTDKLVKMADYLGIPHDNIHGVATPSIKAQVIKDLKSVYDCVIMVGDGINDIPALREADIAVLTCQQNKNKPKKLIETADIIINDVSEIKNITENAIKGGNFKKY from the coding sequence ATGAAAGTAGCTATTGTTTTTGACAGTGCAGGCACCCTTTTATACACCTACCGCGTGGCCGTGGACGTAAGATCCAAAAAAATGAAAAAAGGTGTTGAAAGTACGATGCTGACATGCTCAGAAAAAGGGCGCTCATTAATTCTTCTTTATGCCCACTCCCTGAACATATTTGAGACCCCATCTGACACCCTTCTCTCCGATTATATGAAGAAAGAGGGAATAAAATTTGGAATTGCCTGTTCAAACGGCATAGTCTCACATGAAGAAGTATCAGAATATCTCTTAAATGACAGATATGCCCGGATTTCAGATCTTCAGATCTGCATAAAAACAGTCTGGAACTGCTGTAAAAAGCTGCCAATTGTTGCTATGAACAGCGGAGTTATTGTTAACCGGGATCTTAAGGGCATAGAATTCACCATAACTTCCGGAGGGCGGCCTTTTTCAAATGCAAAGGAGACAATATCCAGCCTGCATAAGATGGGAGTTGCAACATATGTCGCATCCGGAGACAGCACGGACAAACTTGTAAAAATGGCAGATTATCTTGGAATTCCGCATGACAACATCCACGGTGTTGCAACACCATCAATTAAGGCGCAGGTCATAAAGGATCTGAAATCTGTTTATGACTGTGTAATAATGGTTGGAGACGGAATAAATGATATTCCCGCATTAAGAGAGGCAGACATTGCAGTTCTGACATGCCAGCAGAATAAAAATAAGCCAAAAAAACTCATTGAGACAGCAGATATAATTATAAATGATGTGAGTGAAATTAAAAATATTACAGAAAACGCAATTAAAGGCGGGAATTTCAAAAAATATTGA
- a CDS encoding CDC48 family AAA ATPase gives MINLRTDSAYPEDQGSGRARLDPETMLQLRISPGDLVFLEGKRKTVAKVWRMMVNDWNQEKIKIDNFTRMNAGISIGDRVSVTPIKEVIPAKRVVLAPPEDLPRQLPINYNSAMSRLIDYPVLLDDSVPVLAGMPFVQPQPVAFKVIYLEPENAVIISRDTEIEFSDKPAAGFEGLKLISYEDIGGLKTELQNVRETIELPMRHPELFSKLGIDPPKGVLLYGPPGTGKTLIAKAVANESGAHFISIAGPEIISKYYGESEQRLREIFDEAEENAPSIIFIDELDSIAPKREDVTGEVERRVVAQLLTMMDGLDERGQVVVIGATNRLDAIDQALRRPGRFDREIEIGVPGEEDRMEILRIHTRGMPIEGENRIIAKKKELKATESSDRGELEEELRMIKDEIGRTREMLLKELAGKTTGFVGADLASLGREAAMRALRRYLPHIDLESDEISPEILESIEILIKDFRLALREISPSAMREVFLEVSHINWRDVGGLDSEKEEVRETVEYPLTKRDSFEELGIEPPKGVLLYGPPGTGKTLIAKAVANESGANFIPVRGPQLLSKWVGESEKAVREVFRKARQVAPAIIFFDELDALAPARGRGSESHVIESVLNQILTEFDGLEDLTGVSVLAATNRPDIIDQALLRAGRFDRLVYIGEPDEKSREKILHIHSRFLPIENSVIENILEITKDFDEVMFEEIFVDIRKKRDIMPNRIITVDEMKKACESCSKKAEKRLPSGKRRKIIIELLSKNALRLDDPARDALIVKIAGKTEGYVGSDLELLCRESAMFAMRDGRNIVGESDFKKALAKVHPMMNENLREQYKNMKSHFKGGRPKDIQPVEYQ, from the coding sequence ATGATAAATCTCAGAACTGATAGTGCTTATCCTGAAGATCAGGGAAGCGGAAGGGCAAGACTTGATCCTGAAACGATGCTTCAGCTTCGTATCTCCCCCGGAGATCTTGTCTTTCTTGAAGGAAAAAGAAAGACTGTTGCAAAAGTCTGGAGGATGATGGTCAATGACTGGAATCAGGAAAAAATTAAGATCGATAATTTTACCAGGATGAACGCCGGAATCAGCATTGGTGACCGGGTTTCAGTAACGCCTATAAAAGAAGTTATACCTGCTAAAAGAGTTGTTCTGGCCCCGCCTGAGGATCTCCCCCGGCAGCTGCCGATAAATTACAACAGTGCAATGTCAAGGCTCATTGATTATCCGGTACTGCTCGATGACAGTGTACCGGTTCTCGCCGGGATGCCGTTTGTTCAGCCTCAGCCAGTAGCATTCAAGGTTATTTATCTTGAGCCTGAAAATGCAGTGATTATTTCCAGAGATACAGAAATAGAATTTTCAGATAAGCCCGCAGCAGGTTTTGAAGGTCTGAAGCTGATCTCTTATGAGGATATCGGCGGGCTGAAAACTGAACTTCAGAATGTCAGGGAAACCATTGAACTTCCAATGCGGCATCCGGAATTATTCAGTAAACTTGGAATCGATCCCCCAAAGGGTGTTTTACTGTACGGCCCGCCGGGAACAGGAAAGACCCTGATTGCTAAAGCAGTGGCAAATGAGAGCGGCGCACATTTTATCTCAATAGCAGGGCCTGAAATAATCTCAAAATACTACGGTGAGAGCGAGCAGAGGTTAAGGGAAATCTTTGACGAGGCTGAAGAGAATGCTCCTTCGATCATATTTATAGATGAACTGGACTCCATCGCGCCCAAAAGGGAGGATGTAACCGGTGAAGTTGAGAGAAGGGTTGTTGCTCAGCTTCTGACTATGATGGACGGTCTTGACGAAAGAGGGCAGGTCGTTGTAATTGGTGCTACAAACCGGCTTGATGCCATTGATCAGGCACTCAGAAGGCCGGGCCGCTTTGACCGTGAGATTGAGATTGGAGTGCCGGGAGAAGAGGATCGTATGGAGATCCTACGCATCCATACCCGTGGTATGCCAATTGAAGGGGAAAACAGAATTATAGCCAAGAAAAAAGAGTTAAAGGCCACAGAATCCAGTGACAGAGGAGAACTTGAAGAAGAACTCCGGATGATAAAGGATGAAATAGGCAGAACAAGGGAGATGCTCTTAAAAGAGCTTGCAGGTAAGACAACCGGTTTTGTCGGTGCTGATCTTGCATCACTTGGCCGAGAGGCAGCAATGAGAGCACTCAGAAGATATCTCCCGCATATTGATCTGGAGTCTGATGAGATATCTCCGGAAATTCTTGAATCCATTGAGATATTAATAAAGGACTTCAGGCTGGCTTTAAGGGAGATCAGTCCCAGTGCAATGCGTGAAGTATTCCTTGAAGTTTCCCATATCAACTGGCGGGATGTCGGCGGCCTTGATTCTGAGAAAGAAGAGGTTCGCGAGACTGTTGAATATCCACTCACCAAAAGGGACAGTTTTGAAGAACTCGGTATTGAACCACCAAAAGGTGTTCTGCTCTATGGCCCTCCGGGAACAGGAAAAACCCTGATTGCAAAGGCAGTGGCAAATGAGAGCGGGGCAAATTTCATTCCTGTCAGAGGGCCGCAGCTGCTTTCCAAATGGGTTGGTGAGAGTGAAAAGGCTGTCAGGGAAGTATTCAGAAAAGCACGTCAGGTAGCACCGGCAATAATATTTTTTGATGAGCTTGATGCCCTTGCACCTGCAAGGGGGCGTGGATCGGAGTCCCACGTCATTGAAAGCGTGTTAAATCAGATTCTGACTGAATTTGACGGTCTTGAAGACCTTACCGGTGTTTCAGTGCTTGCCGCAACCAACAGGCCCGACATCATTGACCAGGCGCTCCTGCGTGCCGGAAGGTTTGATCGGCTGGTCTATATCGGAGAGCCGGATGAGAAGTCACGTGAAAAGATACTGCATATTCATTCCAGATTTTTGCCGATAGAGAATTCTGTCATAGAGAATATTCTTGAGATTACCAAAGATTTTGATGAAGTAATGTTTGAGGAGATCTTTGTTGATATCCGTAAGAAGCGTGATATAATGCCCAACAGGATTATCACTGTGGATGAAATGAAAAAGGCGTGTGAGTCATGCAGTAAAAAGGCTGAAAAGAGACTTCCCTCAGGCAAAAGAAGAAAGATTATAATTGAACTTCTGAGCAAGAATGCACTCAGGCTTGATGATCCGGCGAGGGATGCTCTGATTGTTAAGATAGCAGGGAAAACAGAAGGCTATGTCGGTTCAGATCTTGAACTGCTCTGCCGGGAATCTGCAATGTTTGCTATGAGAGACGGAAGAAATATTGTTGGTGAGAGTGATTTTAAAAAGGCGCTTGCCAAAGTGCATCCTATGATGAATGAAAATCTAAGGGAGCAGTACAAAAATATGAAGAGCCATTTTAAAGGCGGGCGGCCTAAAGACATTCAGCCTGTAGAATATCAGTGA
- a CDS encoding RAD55 family ATPase gives MPDKGSMVNIGVGKRSTGISGLDFQLGGGIMKGKSILLCAGPLSGAELIAEQFFRSSEDVESSYIMIDGPVSEGMTDASEMSSEEISEAMTGERIVIDSISSVIVKSGIDSALSIMKRASVVNETNDVNTLYIMYNDLHSAYDEMRLIRNSDIIISLNEFMHGNEIERNLTINKIPGADVPGRVFPYNIMENGIELSTTARVV, from the coding sequence ATGCCTGATAAAGGAAGTATGGTTAATATCGGTGTGGGCAAGAGGTCCACCGGAATTTCCGGTCTTGACTTCCAGCTTGGGGGCGGAATTATGAAGGGCAAATCAATTCTTCTCTGTGCAGGCCCTCTCTCAGGTGCTGAATTGATTGCAGAGCAGTTTTTCCGCTCTTCTGAGGATGTTGAAAGTTCTTATATTATGATTGACGGCCCAGTCTCTGAAGGTATGACTGATGCGTCTGAGATGTCATCTGAAGAGATTTCAGAAGCTATGACCGGTGAGAGAATAGTTATTGATTCCATCTCATCTGTGATTGTTAAATCCGGAATTGACAGTGCACTTTCCATCATGAAAAGAGCGTCTGTTGTGAATGAGACTAACGATGTGAATACGCTTTATATTATGTACAATGATCTTCACAGCGCCTATGATGAGATGAGGCTGATAAGAAATTCCGATATTATCATCTCACTCAACGAATTTATGCACGGAAATGAAATTGAGAGAAATCTGACCATAAATAAAATTCCGGGAGCAGATGTGCCGGGAAGGGTATTTCCTTATAATATAATGGAAAACGGAATCGAGCTTTCAACCACAGCGAGGGTTGTATAA
- the larC gene encoding nickel pincer cofactor biosynthesis protein LarC, which translates to MIISSLLDLGADERDVMAAMESVVAKPSLKRVNKCGISALYINTHAEKISRTPEEVYSIVKTASAPKNVIEMALSVFGRIADAEETIHGHCPHFHEVGADDAIADVIGACTAFFSVNPDKVFIMPVKAGTGFVQSAHGLIPVPAPATMEIMRRSKLRFSHSDEKAELLTPTGAALLSEFYSHAGSDAPPEGTVKSTGYGAGTADTTETPNVLRVYTVESEESEADIVDILETNVDDTTGENIAYLMQKIMNSGARDVSAIPAIMKKGRPGHLIKVICSPKDSDMFVGILCDELGTLGIRHFKSVHRTAITRVFEKIELTAGDKSYTVAIKAGVKDNRIISLKPEYEDIRNIAEDTGIPLQEVRRIATEKGHQILKLRFGSTGLN; encoded by the coding sequence ATGATAATATCCTCTCTGCTTGATCTTGGTGCAGATGAAAGGGATGTTATGGCCGCAATGGAGTCTGTTGTGGCGAAACCGTCTCTTAAACGGGTGAATAAGTGTGGAATATCAGCTTTATATATCAATACCCATGCAGAGAAGATCTCCAGAACGCCTGAAGAAGTCTATTCGATCGTTAAAACCGCATCAGCGCCCAAAAATGTGATAGAGATGGCATTGTCCGTTTTTGGAAGAATTGCAGACGCTGAAGAGACGATACACGGTCACTGTCCTCATTTTCATGAAGTAGGCGCGGATGATGCCATTGCAGATGTTATTGGCGCATGCACCGCATTCTTTTCAGTTAACCCCGATAAGGTCTTTATAATGCCGGTAAAGGCAGGAACAGGATTTGTACAGTCTGCACACGGACTTATTCCGGTTCCTGCGCCCGCAACTATGGAGATAATGCGCAGAAGTAAGCTCAGGTTCTCACACTCCGATGAAAAAGCAGAACTGCTGACACCAACAGGAGCAGCATTATTATCCGAATTTTATTCACATGCCGGATCTGATGCACCCCCGGAGGGAACAGTCAAATCCACAGGATATGGTGCGGGCACTGCTGATACAACAGAGACACCAAATGTCCTCAGAGTATATACAGTTGAATCAGAAGAGAGTGAAGCAGACATTGTGGACATCCTGGAGACAAATGTGGATGATACAACCGGAGAAAATATTGCGTATCTCATGCAGAAAATAATGAACTCCGGTGCAAGGGATGTATCTGCAATTCCGGCTATAATGAAGAAGGGCAGGCCCGGACATCTGATAAAAGTCATATGCAGCCCGAAAGATTCCGATATGTTCGTAGGAATTTTATGCGATGAACTCGGCACACTGGGCATCCGGCATTTCAAATCAGTGCACAGAACTGCTATAACGAGAGTATTTGAAAAAATTGAGCTGACTGCCGGAGATAAGAGCTATACCGTAGCTATTAAAGCCGGAGTAAAGGATAACAGAATAATCTCACTTAAGCCGGAGTATGAGGATATCAGAAACATTGCTGAAGATACAGGCATTCCGCTGCAGGAAGTCAGAAGAATTGCCACAGAAAAGGGGCATCAGATATTGAAGTTAAGATTTGGCAGCACGGGGCTGAACTAA